A portion of the Bombus terrestris chromosome 3, iyBomTerr1.2, whole genome shotgun sequence genome contains these proteins:
- the LOC100651913 gene encoding histone-lysine N-methyltransferase SMYD3, producing MSKSENFIKKGTTILTAKPFAYVLCSKYKNVRCDYCFKSGKLFRCSACQYVYYCNQSCQQMSWPMHSKECARLKKFSPWGISNVARLMARIIIKLNQGGDEERGYYNETNYRKFKDLMSHCSEIKKDEKKMEHFVCLCNVLHKFLEDMPIPSTAELLGIYGRITINSFSIFNLDMNIGVGIYLGPSILDHSCKPNAVATFEGTTINVKAIEDLPSLDLSQIRIPYIDVIKTAGDRRAELQSSYYFWCDCEKCEKPEPMAEAAACPNKLCTYPCDPNADLCEKCNTKFPENFKEIFDEISEFTAYHLENMKNIAYLDVSKMCLSRQEGILHPLNVQYVQTLQTAFDSSINLQHWEEAESYAKKLINGYLAYYGEIHPSTGILYLSIGKLEVYLKKLKQAIKTLRKASLILTITHGAQHSVIVENLKPLLYQATIEDFSES from the exons atgagCAAAAGtgaaaactttattaaaaaaggCACCACTATTCTTACCGCCAAACCATTTGCTTATGTCCTttgttcaaaatataaaaatgtccgGTGTGATTATTGCTTTAAAAG TGGAAAACTCTTTAGATGTTCTGCCTGTCAGTATGTTTATTATTGTAATCAATCTTGTCAACAAATGTCTTGGCCCATGCATAGTAAAGAATGTGcaagattaaaaaaattttcacCATGGGGTATATCAAATGTTGCAAGACTAATGGCacgtataattataaaattaaatcaagGGGGAGATGAAGAAAGAGGATATTATAATGAAACtaattataggaaatttaaggACTTAATGTCTC ATTGTTCTGAGATAAAAAAGGATGAGAAAAAAATGGAACATTTTGTATGCTTATGtaatgttttacataaatttctcGAAGATATGCCTATACCAAGTACTGCAGAATTATTGGGTATTTATGGCAGAATTACTATTAATTCTTTTAGTATATTTAATTTGGATATGAATATTGGTGTTGGTATTTATTTGGGACCTTCTATTCTGGACCATAGTTGCAAACCTAATGCTGTAGCAACCTTTGAGGGAACTACCATAAATGTTAAAGCAATAGAAGATCTTCCTTCTTTAGATTTGTCTCAG ATAAGGATACCATACATCGATGTGATTAAAACAGCAGGAGATAGACGTGCAGAACTACAAAGTTCGTATTATTTTTGGTGTGACtgtgaaaaatgtgaaaaaccAGAACCAATGGCAGAAGCGGCAGCATGTCCAAACAAACTTTGTACATATCCTTGTGACCCTAATGCTGATTTATGTGAAAAGTGTAATACAAAATTCCCAGAAaactttaaagaaatttttgatGAAATATCTGAGTTTACTGCATACCATCTAGAAAATATGAAGAATATTGCCT ATCTGGACGTAAGCAAAATGTGTCTCTCAAGACAAGAAGGCATTTTACATCCTCTCAATGTGCAGTATGTACAGACTTTACAAACTGCTTTTGACTCCTCTATAAATTTGCAACATTGGGAAGAAGCTGAATCCTATGCTAAAAAACTTATTAATGGCTATTT agCATATTATGGAGAAATTCATCCGTCAACTGGGATACTTTATTTATCAATAGGAAAACTTGAGGTATATTTGAAAAAGTTAAAACAGGCTATCAAAACGTTAAGAAAGGCTAGTTTGATATTAACAATAACACATGGAGCACAACATAGCGTGATAgtagaaaatttgaaaccacTTCTTTATCAAGCCACTATAGAAGACTTCAGTGaatcataa
- the LOC100651672 gene encoding rab-like protein 6 isoform X1: MFSAFKRLAGKSDGVGNISPRPAHQSMPTTLQRKFAKGVQYNMKIIIKGDRNVGKTCLFHRLQGQKFIEEYIPTEEIQVTSIQWNYKATDDIVKVEVWDVVDKGRRRKKFEGLKMDNSQSENIIEEPALDAEFLDVYKGTNGVIIMMDITKSWTFDYVQRELPKIPNHIPVIVLGNHCDMSHHRTVTSDHVTYFIDSLHERTAQVRYAESSMRNGFGLKLLHKFFNLPFLQLQRETLLKQLETNEEETRLTIQELDLFQDSDDANYNKFLDNLVNRRRALADSVSASILVPNVTSSLSNHNISSNGNINVNAEVKRSVSMPGPIGGGTPIPVKNIDFKSIPKKENFTNTSEIQAVPIKNSQITSVLSSTQNISKADSKMAELLSENSDRRDSISKPQSLMSKIFGNKKEDEIDKGTHINSPNTSVPLTSVEDFVPDDGLLDRSFLEDSSQVSPQKVQHEELDSESDTETANPLVAGYEDDLSSADEATPPIQPKLAENPLSKQKHKRETLSHAEINPEKLRQITKRDSISSIDQELQISNNYDINEQQEINSDAFDSWLRRDSKWRQSPEGGEDVSSNSTRKDRLELSDKSLDVSVTSSNVHLELLDNTSVRHMSSDGGSPVLKEKKKHKEKTEDREKKKKKKSKDKEKDKEKTDKVEKKKKRSLHRSRDENRERDELEEFLNGSVTRIGVDVAYEAI; the protein is encoded by the exons ATGTTCTCTGCATTTAAAAGACTAGCTGGAAAGTCGGATGGAGTTGGCAATATATCTCCTAGACCAGCTCATCAATCTATGCCAACAACTTTACAGAGAAAATTTGCTAAAGGTGTACAATATAATA tgaaaattattataaaggGTGACAGAAATGTAGGAAAGACTTGTCTATTTCATAGACTTCAAGGCCAAAAATTTATAGAGGAATATATACCAACGGAGGAAATACAAGTAACCAGTATTCAATGGAATTATAAAGCTACTGACGATATCGTTAAAGTTGAAGTTTGGGATGTTGTAGATAAAGGACGACGTAGAAAAAAGTTTGAAGGTTTAAAAATGGACAATTCGCAGTCTGAAAATATTATTGAGGAGCCCGCATTAGATGCGGAATTTCTTGATGTTTATAAAGGGACCAATGGTGTCATTATTATGATGGATATTACAAAATCTTGGACGTTTGATTATGTACAAAGAGAACTTCCAAAAATTCCTAACCATATTCCAGTAATTGTTTTAGGGAATCATTGTGATATGTCACATCACAGAACTGTTACATCAGATCATGTAACATACTTTATTGATTCGTTACATGAAAGAACAGCGCAA GTCAGGTATGCAGAATCATCTATGAGAAATGGCTTTGGATTAAAACTTTTGCACAAATTCTTTAATCTTCCTTTTCTTCAACTGCAAAGAGAAACATTATTGAAACAGCTTGAAACTAATGAGGAGGAGACACGTTTGACAATACAAGAACTTGATCTCTTTCAAGATAGTGACGATGccaattataacaaatttttggACAATCTTGTTAACAGAAGAAGAGCACTTGCTGATTCTGTCTCTGCCAGTATTCTAGTCCCTAATGTTACATCTTCTTTGAGCAATCATAATATATCTTCCAAtggtaatataaatgtaaatgctGAAGTTAAAAGATCAGTATCTATGCCTGGCCCAATAGGAGGTGGAACTCCTATTCCAGtgaaaaatatagattttaaaTCAATACCAAAGAAGGAAAATTTTACAAACACTTCTGAAATTCAAGCAGTTCCTATTAAAAATTCACAGATTACATCAGTATTATCTAGTacacaaaatatttcaaaagcaGATTCTAAAATGGCTGAACTTTTAAGTGAAAATTCTGACAGACGAGATTCAATTAGCAAACCACAATCGCTTATGTCAAAAATATTTGGTAATAAAAAGGAAGATGAAATAGATAAAGGGACGCATATTAATAGCCCAAATACAAGTGTACCCTTAACTAGTGTTGAAGATTTTGTACCAGATGATGGATTGTTAGATCGATCATTTTTAGAAGATAGTAGTCAAGTTTCACCGCAAAAGGTACAGCATGAGGAGCTGGATTCTGAAAG TGATACTGAAACTGCAAATCCCTTGGTTGCCGGATATGAAGATGATTTATCATCAGCTGACGAAGCAACGCCTCCTATTCAACCTAAATTAGCTGAAAATCCATTAAGCAAACAAAAACACAAGCGTGAAACTTTATCGCATGCAGAAATAAATCCGGAAAAACTGCGACAAATTACAAAACGTGATTCTATTTCATCTATAGACCAAGAATTACAAATATCGAACAATTATGACATAAATGAACAACAAGAGATTAACTCGGATGCATTTGATAGTTGGCTTCGACGTGATTCCAAATGGAGACAAAGTCCCGAGGGTGGTGAAGATGTAAGCAGTAATAGCACCAGAAAAGATAGATTGGAGCtgagtgacaaaagtttagacgTTAGTGTAACAAGTTCTAATGTGCATTTAGAGTTGCTAGACAATACCAGCGTACGTCATATGAGCTCCGATGGTGGGAGCCCtgtgttaaaagaaaaaaaaaaacataaagaaAAG ACGGAAgatagagagaagaagaaaaagaagaagtctaaggataaagaaaaagataaagaaaaaacagataaagtagaaaagaagaaaaaacgttCGCTACATCGTTCAAGAGATGAAAACAGAGAACGCGATGAACTTGAAGAATTTCTCAATGGTTCTGTAACTAGAATTGGTGTTGATGTTGCCTATGAAGCGATATAA
- the LOC100651672 gene encoding rab-like protein 6 isoform X2, giving the protein MDNSQSENIIEEPALDAEFLDVYKGTNGVIIMMDITKSWTFDYVQRELPKIPNHIPVIVLGNHCDMSHHRTVTSDHVTYFIDSLHERTAQVRYAESSMRNGFGLKLLHKFFNLPFLQLQRETLLKQLETNEEETRLTIQELDLFQDSDDANYNKFLDNLVNRRRALADSVSASILVPNVTSSLSNHNISSNGNINVNAEVKRSVSMPGPIGGGTPIPVKNIDFKSIPKKENFTNTSEIQAVPIKNSQITSVLSSTQNISKADSKMAELLSENSDRRDSISKPQSLMSKIFGNKKEDEIDKGTHINSPNTSVPLTSVEDFVPDDGLLDRSFLEDSSQVSPQKVQHEELDSESDTETANPLVAGYEDDLSSADEATPPIQPKLAENPLSKQKHKRETLSHAEINPEKLRQITKRDSISSIDQELQISNNYDINEQQEINSDAFDSWLRRDSKWRQSPEGGEDVSSNSTRKDRLELSDKSLDVSVTSSNVHLELLDNTSVRHMSSDGGSPVLKEKKKHKEKTEDREKKKKKKSKDKEKDKEKTDKVEKKKKRSLHRSRDENRERDELEEFLNGSVTRIGVDVAYEAI; this is encoded by the exons ATGGACAATTCGCAGTCTGAAAATATTATTGAGGAGCCCGCATTAGATGCGGAATTTCTTGATGTTTATAAAGGGACCAATGGTGTCATTATTATGATGGATATTACAAAATCTTGGACGTTTGATTATGTACAAAGAGAACTTCCAAAAATTCCTAACCATATTCCAGTAATTGTTTTAGGGAATCATTGTGATATGTCACATCACAGAACTGTTACATCAGATCATGTAACATACTTTATTGATTCGTTACATGAAAGAACAGCGCAA GTCAGGTATGCAGAATCATCTATGAGAAATGGCTTTGGATTAAAACTTTTGCACAAATTCTTTAATCTTCCTTTTCTTCAACTGCAAAGAGAAACATTATTGAAACAGCTTGAAACTAATGAGGAGGAGACACGTTTGACAATACAAGAACTTGATCTCTTTCAAGATAGTGACGATGccaattataacaaatttttggACAATCTTGTTAACAGAAGAAGAGCACTTGCTGATTCTGTCTCTGCCAGTATTCTAGTCCCTAATGTTACATCTTCTTTGAGCAATCATAATATATCTTCCAAtggtaatataaatgtaaatgctGAAGTTAAAAGATCAGTATCTATGCCTGGCCCAATAGGAGGTGGAACTCCTATTCCAGtgaaaaatatagattttaaaTCAATACCAAAGAAGGAAAATTTTACAAACACTTCTGAAATTCAAGCAGTTCCTATTAAAAATTCACAGATTACATCAGTATTATCTAGTacacaaaatatttcaaaagcaGATTCTAAAATGGCTGAACTTTTAAGTGAAAATTCTGACAGACGAGATTCAATTAGCAAACCACAATCGCTTATGTCAAAAATATTTGGTAATAAAAAGGAAGATGAAATAGATAAAGGGACGCATATTAATAGCCCAAATACAAGTGTACCCTTAACTAGTGTTGAAGATTTTGTACCAGATGATGGATTGTTAGATCGATCATTTTTAGAAGATAGTAGTCAAGTTTCACCGCAAAAGGTACAGCATGAGGAGCTGGATTCTGAAAG TGATACTGAAACTGCAAATCCCTTGGTTGCCGGATATGAAGATGATTTATCATCAGCTGACGAAGCAACGCCTCCTATTCAACCTAAATTAGCTGAAAATCCATTAAGCAAACAAAAACACAAGCGTGAAACTTTATCGCATGCAGAAATAAATCCGGAAAAACTGCGACAAATTACAAAACGTGATTCTATTTCATCTATAGACCAAGAATTACAAATATCGAACAATTATGACATAAATGAACAACAAGAGATTAACTCGGATGCATTTGATAGTTGGCTTCGACGTGATTCCAAATGGAGACAAAGTCCCGAGGGTGGTGAAGATGTAAGCAGTAATAGCACCAGAAAAGATAGATTGGAGCtgagtgacaaaagtttagacgTTAGTGTAACAAGTTCTAATGTGCATTTAGAGTTGCTAGACAATACCAGCGTACGTCATATGAGCTCCGATGGTGGGAGCCCtgtgttaaaagaaaaaaaaaaacataaagaaAAG ACGGAAgatagagagaagaagaaaaagaagaagtctaaggataaagaaaaagataaagaaaaaacagataaagtagaaaagaagaaaaaacgttCGCTACATCGTTCAAGAGATGAAAACAGAGAACGCGATGAACTTGAAGAATTTCTCAATGGTTCTGTAACTAGAATTGGTGTTGATGTTGCCTATGAAGCGATATAA
- the LOC100652032 gene encoding uncharacterized protein LOC100652032 isoform X1, translating to MSFYLRPISNKFTSFVNVRKQVTDINYQLLNNIKPSLFLDEFLDTQGSSIINDREKHLNSTVHLLSQNEPAVFNANIESHKNKKYNWTKQRIIKLHKQKQMNTQMQSVINLDLDMALLTNNTQWEKSFLNLRNKSFYLPYTKMVTKRISDNVLLSSQKDGILYTETAPNVRSVNEMQPSEDRNPIESNLQNVFDILRKDLPLLFVKQLDYGIYTQDLVFVNNIRGTTSVGIQHYFKQIAFLKIIGHLKYAFVKFEVLKMTMHPEDNSIKVRWRIVGISGTRVFLTFWKIKMWNSKEQVDNTPAWYDGFSTFYVNNDGKVFKHIVDKTMPDQNVTEKFKSPIDAKLALFVALSGLDTHFIQFCLKKYTKLLRIK from the exons atgtcattttatttACGtcctatttcaaataaatttacatcTTTTGTTAATGTACGAAAACAAGTAACTGATATCAACTAtcagttattaaataatattaaaccaTCTTTGTTTTTGGATGAA TTTTTAGATACGCAAGGAAGCTCAATAATAAATGACAGAGAAAAACATTTGAATTCAACAGTTCATTTGTTAAGTCAAAATGAACCAGCTGTTTTTAATGCTAATATTGAGAGTcataaaaacaagaaatataattGGACTAAACAGCGAATTATTAAGTTACATAAACAAAAACAAATGAATACTCAAATGCAAAGTGTTATCAATTTAGATTTAGACATGGCATTATTAACGAACAATACACAATGGGAAAAATCGTtcttaaatttaagaaataaaagtttttaTTTACCATATACAAAGATGGTAACTAAGAGGATATCTGATAATGTCTTACTTAGCTCTCAAAAGGATGGGATACTTTATACAGAAACTGCTCCTAATGTGCGTAGTGTAAATGAGATGCAACCTTCTGAGGATCGTAATCCAATTGAATCAAATTTACAAAATGTGTTTGATATTCTTCGTAAGGAT TTGCCGCTTCTATTTGTTAAACAGTTGGATTATGGAATCTATACACAGGATTTAGTTTTTGTCAACAATATTAGAGGAACAACAAGTGT CGGTATCCAGCATTATTTTAAGCAAATAgcgtttttaaaaataataggcCATTTAAAGTATGCTTTTGTTAAGTTCGAAGTTTTAAAAATGACTATGCACCCTGAGGACAACAGTATTAAAGTTCGTTGGCGTATAGTAGGTATTTCTGGTACACGTGTATTTCTTAcattttggaaaattaaaatgtGGAATTCAAAAGAACAAGTAGACAATACACCAGC GTGGTATGATGGTTTTTCGACTTTTTATGTTAACAATGATGGGAAGGTATTTAAACACATCGTCGATAAAACGATGCCTGATCAAAATGTAACAGAAAAATTTAAGTCACCCATTGACGCAAAACTTGCATTATTTGTTGCTTTATCAGGTTTAGACAcacattttattcaattttgtttaaaaaaatatactaaactgcttcgaataaaataa
- the LOC100652032 gene encoding uncharacterized protein C6orf136 homolog isoform X2, protein MFLDTQGSSIINDREKHLNSTVHLLSQNEPAVFNANIESHKNKKYNWTKQRIIKLHKQKQMNTQMQSVINLDLDMALLTNNTQWEKSFLNLRNKSFYLPYTKMVTKRISDNVLLSSQKDGILYTETAPNVRSVNEMQPSEDRNPIESNLQNVFDILRKDLPLLFVKQLDYGIYTQDLVFVNNIRGTTSVGIQHYFKQIAFLKIIGHLKYAFVKFEVLKMTMHPEDNSIKVRWRIVGISGTRVFLTFWKIKMWNSKEQVDNTPAWYDGFSTFYVNNDGKVFKHIVDKTMPDQNVTEKFKSPIDAKLALFVALSGLDTHFIQFCLKKYTKLLRIK, encoded by the exons ATG TTTTTAGATACGCAAGGAAGCTCAATAATAAATGACAGAGAAAAACATTTGAATTCAACAGTTCATTTGTTAAGTCAAAATGAACCAGCTGTTTTTAATGCTAATATTGAGAGTcataaaaacaagaaatataattGGACTAAACAGCGAATTATTAAGTTACATAAACAAAAACAAATGAATACTCAAATGCAAAGTGTTATCAATTTAGATTTAGACATGGCATTATTAACGAACAATACACAATGGGAAAAATCGTtcttaaatttaagaaataaaagtttttaTTTACCATATACAAAGATGGTAACTAAGAGGATATCTGATAATGTCTTACTTAGCTCTCAAAAGGATGGGATACTTTATACAGAAACTGCTCCTAATGTGCGTAGTGTAAATGAGATGCAACCTTCTGAGGATCGTAATCCAATTGAATCAAATTTACAAAATGTGTTTGATATTCTTCGTAAGGAT TTGCCGCTTCTATTTGTTAAACAGTTGGATTATGGAATCTATACACAGGATTTAGTTTTTGTCAACAATATTAGAGGAACAACAAGTGT CGGTATCCAGCATTATTTTAAGCAAATAgcgtttttaaaaataataggcCATTTAAAGTATGCTTTTGTTAAGTTCGAAGTTTTAAAAATGACTATGCACCCTGAGGACAACAGTATTAAAGTTCGTTGGCGTATAGTAGGTATTTCTGGTACACGTGTATTTCTTAcattttggaaaattaaaatgtGGAATTCAAAAGAACAAGTAGACAATACACCAGC GTGGTATGATGGTTTTTCGACTTTTTATGTTAACAATGATGGGAAGGTATTTAAACACATCGTCGATAAAACGATGCCTGATCAAAATGTAACAGAAAAATTTAAGTCACCCATTGACGCAAAACTTGCATTATTTGTTGCTTTATCAGGTTTAGACAcacattttattcaattttgtttaaaaaaatatactaaactgcttcgaataaaataa